A genomic segment from Triticum dicoccoides isolate Atlit2015 ecotype Zavitan chromosome 1A, WEW_v2.0, whole genome shotgun sequence encodes:
- the LOC119349097 gene encoding F-box/LRR-repeat protein At1g06630-like, whose product MEDAAAAAAAVTPEMQVRKRPRPVRADGRQDPPPSGGLDLISRLPDAVLGTVISLLPTKDGARTQALSRRWRPLWRSADAPLNLAAAPDLAGDDDSRAALVSRILSGHSGPARRLSLRLALSRRGPGEADGWFRSASLAGLQDLEVTNLEWGSHYPLPPHPLVRFAPTLSVLRLGGCRFPGPSAAPPPSFPRLKQIMLFDVRISEDTLQSVISSCAVLQSVSLHNMSFGRLCISSPTLRSISVEGVFAFRELVIVDAPCLERLLPIYPDDGPATIRVIRAPKLEVLGFLSQGISRLHLGTTVFQKMVAVTMTVKMRALKILVLECAPNLDFVIDFLKCFPCLEKLYVIFSEGKDMNIAPKYDQLDPIECLELHLKEVVLKNYCGGHRLYMDFVKFFLLNAKVLRKMEIGARYSYKSNCNIDDWMCYLRRQLQVENRASKDASVEVKVNKFNRHVRTHDLSVDDPFD is encoded by the exons ATGGAGGACgcggctgctgcggcggcggcggtcacCCCCGAAATGCAAGTTAGGAAGAGGCCCAGACCCGTCCGAGCCGACGGCCGGCAGGATCCGCCGCCGTCGGGGGGCCTCGACCTCATCAGCCGCCTCCCCGACGCGGTGCTCGGCACCGTCATCTCTCTCCTCCCCACCAAGGACGGCGCGCGCACGCAGGCCCTCTCCCGCCGCTGGCGGCCCCTCTGGCGCTCCGCCGACGCGCCGCTCAACCTCGCGGCGGCCCCCGACCTCGCGGGCGACGACGACTCGCGCGCCGCGCTCGTCTCCAGGATCCTCTCCGGCCACTCCGGCCCGGCCCGCCGCCTCTCGCTCCGGCTAGCCCTCTCCCGCCGCGGCCCGGGCGAGGCCGACGGCTGGTTCCGCTCGGCATCGCTCGCCGGCCTCCAGGACCTCGAGGTCACCAACCTGGAGTGGGGGAGCCACTACCCGCTGCCGCCGCACCCGCTGGTACGCTTCGCGCCTACCCTATCTGTGCTCAGGCTCGGCGGCTGCCGGTTCCCCGGCCCGTCCGCGGCGCCGCCGCCGAGCTTTCCGCGCCTCAAGCAGATCATGCTGTTCGATGTACGCATCTCAGAGGACACTCTGCAGAGCGTCATCTCCAGCTGCGCTGTTCTCCAAAGCGTCTCGCTGCACAACATGAGCTTCGGTCGCCTGTGCATCAGCTCGCCGACGCTCAGGAGCATCAGCGTCGAAGGTGTCTTCGCCTTCCGGGAGCTGGTCATTGTCGACGCcccttgccttgagaggctgctgccGATTTATCCAGACGATGGGCCGGCGACCATACGGGTCATCCGGGCTCCTAAGCTGGAGGTGCTTGGTTTCTTGTCTCAAGGCATATCCAGGCTCCACCTTGGAACCACAGTCTTTCAG AAAATGGTTGCTGTCACCATGACAGTCAAAATGCGCGCACTGAAGATTTTGGTTCTTGAATGTGCTCCTAATCTGGATTTTGTTATTGACTTCCTCAAGTGCTTCCCCTGCTTGGAGAAGCTCTATGTCATT TTCAGTGAAGGAAAGGATATGAATATTGCGCCGAAGTATGATCAGCTTGATCCAATTGAATGCCTTGAACTCCATCTAAAAGAAGTGGTGTTGAAGAATTACTGTGGTGGTCATAGGCTATATATGGACTTTGTCAAGTTCTTTCTTTTGAATGCGAAAGTGCTAAGGAAAATGGAAATCGGAGCCCGTTACAGCTACAAGTCCAACTGCAACATCGACGACTGGATGTGTTATCTACGTAGGCAGCTACAAGTGGAGAATAGAGCTTCCAAAGATGCAAGCGTTGAAGTAAAAGTTAATAAATTCAATCGCCACGTACGTACTCACGATTTGTCAGTGGACGATCCTTTTGACTGA